From the Myxococcales bacterium genome, one window contains:
- a CDS encoding SRPBCC family protein: MLEATIEVRCTAARAWQLLADIAATPAWVPGIADARVIEGDSVRPAVVQFTSMPSTGSLDYRLRYTYDDDTRTLGWSPAVVDDARGLEGVARIEAIADDRCLLHYQLRTWAGRTVPRWAQAALADDTAQRTVAAFRRWAETR; this comes from the coding sequence GTGCTCGAGGCAACGATCGAGGTCCGCTGTACCGCCGCGCGCGCCTGGCAGCTCCTCGCCGACATCGCCGCGACGCCCGCGTGGGTGCCGGGCATCGCCGACGCCCGGGTGATCGAGGGCGACAGCGTCCGCCCCGCGGTCGTGCAGTTCACGTCGATGCCGTCGACCGGCAGCCTCGACTACCGGCTGCGCTACACCTACGACGACGACACCCGCACGCTCGGGTGGTCGCCGGCCGTCGTCGACGACGCCCGCGGCCTCGAGGGCGTGGCGCGGATCGAGGCGATCGCCGACGATCGCTGCCTCTTGCACTACCAGCTCCGCACCTGGGCCGGCCGCACCGTGCCGCGCTGGGCCCAGGCCGCGCTCGCCGACGACACCGCGCAGCGCACCGTCGCGGCGTTCCGCCGCTGGGCCGAGACCCGCTGA
- a CDS encoding D-alanine--D-alanine ligase → MIEAFRDKRIGVVLGGLSAERDVSLKTGAGVHAALLEAGYQAVAIDWQAGTSLAALLVEHRVDVVWNALHGTFGEDGAVQGLCACLGVPCTGSGILASALAMDKVASKRIFESHGIPTPRWRLLPGKDEGPADGGDGPAALADFGYPLVVKPADEGSSVGVSVVDDASQCAAAVALARHHHGPVLVEEYIAGTEVFVGILDGAVLGSVEVRPATRFYDYEAKYLRTDTQYLVPPEIDADVLARCEAHALAAYKALGCSGHARPDVRIDGAGAAFVLEVNTLPGMTATSLLPKIAKRAGMSYAQLCERILAGAR, encoded by the coding sequence ATGATCGAAGCGTTCCGCGACAAGCGTATCGGCGTCGTCCTCGGCGGGCTCTCGGCCGAGCGCGACGTGTCCCTCAAGACCGGCGCCGGCGTCCACGCCGCGCTCCTCGAGGCCGGCTACCAGGCCGTCGCCATCGACTGGCAGGCCGGCACGTCCCTGGCGGCGCTCCTCGTCGAGCACCGGGTCGACGTCGTCTGGAACGCGCTGCACGGCACGTTCGGCGAGGACGGCGCGGTCCAGGGCCTGTGCGCGTGCCTCGGCGTCCCGTGCACCGGCTCGGGCATCCTCGCCAGCGCCCTGGCGATGGACAAGGTCGCGTCCAAGCGCATCTTCGAGAGCCACGGCATCCCGACGCCGCGCTGGCGCTTGCTGCCGGGCAAGGACGAGGGCCCCGCCGACGGCGGCGACGGCCCCGCGGCGCTCGCGGACTTCGGCTACCCGCTGGTGGTCAAGCCCGCCGACGAGGGCAGCTCGGTCGGCGTGTCGGTCGTCGACGACGCGTCGCAGTGCGCGGCGGCCGTGGCGCTGGCGCGGCACCACCACGGCCCGGTGCTGGTCGAGGAGTACATCGCCGGCACCGAGGTGTTCGTCGGCATCCTCGACGGCGCGGTGCTCGGCTCGGTCGAGGTGCGCCCGGCCACGCGGTTCTACGACTACGAGGCCAAGTACCTGCGCACCGACACGCAGTACCTGGTGCCGCCCGAGATCGACGCCGACGTGCTGGCCCGGTGCGAGGCCCACGCGCTGGCCGCGTACAAGGCGCTGGGCTGCAGCGGCCACGCGCGCCCCGACGTGCGCATCGACGGCGCTGGCGCCGCGTTCGTGCTCGAGGTCAACACGCTGCCGGGCATGACCGCGACCAGCCTGTTGCCCAAGATCGCGAAGCGCGCCGGGATGTCGTACGCGCAGCTGTGCGAGCGCATCCTCGCCGGCGCGCGCTGA
- a CDS encoding PQQ-binding-like beta-propeller repeat protein — protein MIAQGGSIPATPPLPTPTEAWSYDYPAYFGAGDLRASVFGRDLVVLTKEFDGRVVIGLDAATGAVRFEVDGATAVRAGDGPLYVVGVDAAVGFTVTERAPGDGAVVRTIALAPSLPAFRSTRFALAGTTLLAITDGAVAAYDLTTGALRWRTPLVSASYLFAPVVLADRVIVVNQTTTALRLADGATLWTFAGACCSAVASPDGAHVYVRRDDDVDVELDGRGQVVRALAGHAAAATDAWVAVLGPRGLDVVPHDRAAPIWHAPAAADDGLGAIGTAGPWLTYFDGRDDTLWLQDVVGDQRVALRQAHERLVISPDASGTAPAYIGAPAVWAAPRAYVLDWALHAYEVGDGR, from the coding sequence GTGATCGCCCAGGGGGGATCGATCCCGGCCACGCCGCCGCTGCCCACGCCGACCGAGGCGTGGAGCTACGACTACCCGGCCTACTTCGGGGCCGGTGACCTGCGCGCGAGCGTGTTCGGACGCGACCTCGTGGTGCTGACCAAGGAGTTCGACGGGCGGGTGGTCATCGGGCTCGACGCCGCCACCGGCGCGGTGCGGTTCGAGGTCGACGGCGCGACCGCGGTGCGCGCCGGCGACGGACCGCTGTACGTGGTCGGCGTCGACGCCGCCGTCGGGTTCACCGTCACCGAGCGCGCGCCGGGCGACGGCGCCGTCGTCCGCACGATCGCGCTGGCGCCGTCGCTGCCGGCGTTCCGGTCGACCCGGTTCGCGCTGGCCGGCACCACGCTCCTGGCGATCACCGACGGCGCGGTCGCCGCCTACGACCTGACGACCGGCGCGCTGCGCTGGCGCACCCCGCTCGTCAGCGCCAGCTACCTGTTCGCGCCGGTGGTCCTGGCCGACCGCGTGATCGTCGTCAACCAGACCACCACGGCCTTGCGCCTCGCCGACGGCGCGACCCTGTGGACCTTCGCCGGCGCGTGCTGTAGCGCGGTCGCCAGCCCCGACGGCGCCCACGTCTATGTCCGCCGCGACGACGACGTCGACGTCGAGCTCGACGGCCGCGGCCAGGTGGTGCGCGCGCTCGCCGGCCACGCCGCCGCAGCCACCGACGCCTGGGTCGCGGTGCTCGGGCCGCGCGGGCTCGACGTCGTGCCGCACGATCGCGCCGCGCCGATCTGGCACGCGCCCGCCGCCGCCGACGACGGCCTCGGCGCGATCGGCACCGCCGGCCCGTGGCTCACCTACTTCGACGGCCGCGACGACACGCTGTGGCTGCAAGATGTCGTCGGCGACCAGCGGGTCGCGCTGCGCCAGGCCCACGAGCGCCTGGTGATCAGCCCCGACGCCAGCGGCACCGCGCCCGCGTACATCGGCGCGCCGGCGGTCTGGGCCGCGCCGCGCGCGTACGTGCTCGACTGGGCGCTGCACGCCTACGAGGTCGGCGATGGCCGGTGA
- the murB gene encoding UDP-N-acetylmuramate dehydrogenase, protein MAGDAPDDLALIGDDAPDDAAAAVANPRSILDAAARAALVELLADDVAFDEPMRRHTTAKIGGPADAFARPSTHARLDALLRWCAAEAVPVTVVGGGSNLLVRDAGVRGVVLTTSRLRGLALTSPTTIEVEAGTPTSKLLALALKHDLGGLEFLGGVPGSVGGGLIMNAGTYLGEFTSVVTWVESVRLADATVVRRDHAACGFRYRASDLPPTELVVRAGLTLRPRPRAEADAEIRELRARRHAREPKKVSSNGSTFKNPPGQFAGQLIERAGCKGWQVGDAVCSPVHGNWLVSTGHATCADMLALIERVRARVREVHGVTLELEVKVIGEVT, encoded by the coding sequence ATGGCCGGTGACGCGCCCGACGACCTGGCCCTGATCGGCGACGACGCGCCCGACGACGCGGCCGCCGCGGTCGCCAACCCGCGCTCGATCCTCGACGCCGCCGCCCGCGCCGCGCTGGTCGAGCTGCTCGCCGACGACGTCGCGTTCGACGAGCCGATGCGGCGCCACACCACCGCGAAGATCGGCGGCCCGGCCGACGCGTTCGCCCGGCCGTCGACCCACGCCCGCCTCGACGCGCTCCTGCGCTGGTGCGCGGCCGAGGCCGTGCCGGTCACCGTCGTCGGCGGCGGCTCGAACCTGCTCGTGCGCGACGCCGGCGTCCGCGGCGTCGTGCTCACGACCAGCCGCCTGCGCGGCCTGGCGCTGACGTCGCCGACGACGATCGAGGTCGAGGCCGGGACGCCGACCTCGAAGCTGCTCGCGCTCGCGCTCAAGCACGACCTCGGCGGCCTCGAGTTCCTCGGCGGCGTGCCGGGCTCGGTCGGCGGCGGCCTGATCATGAACGCCGGCACCTACCTGGGCGAGTTCACCAGCGTCGTCACCTGGGTCGAGAGCGTGCGCCTGGCCGACGCCACCGTCGTGCGCCGCGACCACGCCGCGTGCGGCTTCCGCTACCGGGCCAGCGACCTGCCGCCGACCGAGCTGGTCGTGCGCGCCGGCCTGACCCTGCGCCCGCGCCCGCGGGCCGAGGCCGACGCCGAGATCCGCGAGCTGCGCGCCCGCCGCCACGCCCGCGAGCCCAAGAAGGTGTCGTCGAACGGCTCGACCTTCAAGAACCCGCCCGGCCAGTTCGCCGGCCAGCTGATCGAGCGCGCTGGCTGCAAGGGCTGGCAGGTCGGCGACGCGGTGTGCTCGCCGGTCCACGGCAACTGGCTGGTGTCGACCGGCCACGCCACCTGCGCCGACATGCTCGCGCTGATCGAGCGCGTCCGCGCCCGCGTGCGCGAGGTCCACGGCGTCACCCTCGAGCTCGAGGTCAAGGTCATCGGAGAGGTCACATGA
- a CDS encoding tryptophan 2,3-dioxygenase, translating to MARTPTAYWDYIRVEELLSLQAGLEPDADKLANDEVMFITIHQIDELWMRLILRELVAARDLFVQVPVPEQALASAVRGIDRMSQILGLIAGHFALMETMTTRDYLAFRDKLNPASGFQSAQLRQIEILAGLPEAMRIPLGQEKSYMAMLKNPDGSATSASRRVDAALADTPTLVDAISDWLHRTPIQGSMPGHADDDARVRAFIERYCAAHAGSARAALALAKEATRNPADADRLDERFQREIDGARDFLLAADVAEPDRARASRVRAALIFIESYRELPLLAWPRAVIDSLVAFEQAFVIFRQRHARMVERIIGRRTGTGGSAGVEYLDQTALRYRIFRDVWAVRTLLVQESVLPPLEHPEAYGFAAKI from the coding sequence ATGGCGCGCACCCCTACCGCGTACTGGGACTACATCCGGGTCGAGGAGCTCCTGTCGCTGCAGGCCGGGCTCGAGCCCGACGCCGACAAGCTCGCGAACGACGAGGTGATGTTCATCACCATCCACCAGATCGACGAGCTGTGGATGCGCCTGATCCTGCGCGAGCTCGTGGCCGCGCGCGACCTGTTCGTCCAGGTGCCCGTGCCCGAGCAGGCGCTGGCGTCGGCGGTGCGCGGCATCGACCGCATGTCGCAGATCCTCGGGCTCATCGCCGGCCACTTCGCGCTGATGGAGACGATGACGACGCGCGACTACCTGGCGTTCCGGGACAAGCTCAACCCAGCCAGCGGCTTCCAGTCGGCCCAGCTGCGGCAGATCGAGATCCTGGCGGGCCTGCCCGAGGCGATGCGCATCCCGCTCGGCCAGGAGAAGAGCTACATGGCGATGCTGAAGAACCCCGACGGCAGCGCCACCTCGGCGTCGCGCCGGGTCGACGCGGCCCTCGCCGACACGCCGACCCTGGTCGACGCGATCTCCGACTGGCTGCACCGCACACCCATCCAGGGCTCGATGCCGGGCCACGCCGACGACGACGCCCGGGTGCGCGCCTTCATCGAGCGCTACTGCGCGGCCCACGCCGGCAGCGCCCGGGCCGCGCTGGCCCTGGCCAAGGAGGCGACGCGCAACCCGGCCGACGCCGATCGCCTCGACGAGCGCTTCCAGCGCGAGATCGACGGCGCCCGCGACTTCTTGCTGGCCGCCGACGTGGCCGAGCCCGATCGGGCCCGGGCCTCGCGGGTGCGGGCCGCGCTGATCTTCATCGAGAGCTACCGCGAGCTGCCGCTCCTGGCCTGGCCGCGCGCCGTCATCGACAGCCTGGTGGCGTTCGAGCAGGCGTTCGTGATCTTCCGCCAGCGCCACGCCCGCATGGTCGAGCGCATCATCGGCCGCCGCACCGGCACCGGCGGCTCGGCCGGCGTCGAGTACCTCGACCAGACCGCGCTGCGCTATCGCATCTTCCGCGACGTGTGGGCGGTGCGGACGCTGCTCGTCCAGGAGTCGGTGCTGCCGCCGCTCGAGCACCCCGAGGCCTACGGCTTCGCCGCCAAGATCTGA
- a CDS encoding bifunctional salicylyl-CoA 5-hydroxylase/oxidoreductase has translation MRILCLGGGPAGLFFAILMKQADPRHDVTVFERNRADDTFGWGVVFSDQTMAGFRAHAPEVVDEIERSFRHWDDIDTYFRGEKITSGGHGFAGIARMKLLQILQRRAAALGVQVEYEREFSDPDVYARSYDLVIGADGVHSVTRKKHEAHFNPRVQVGDCRFIWLGTKKKLDAFTFAFRETPHGWFNLHAYRFDDEMSTFIVETPEHVWRAAGVPTMTAEESIGMCEELFADLLDGHRLVSNARHLRGAAVWLRFNRVLCERWYKDNIVLLGDAAHTAHFSIGSGTKLAMEDAIALAAVLQSTDGDVPTQLARYQAEREVEALKLQSAARNRMTWFEHVDRYVDLPPQQFVFSLLTGSQRVGHANQRLRDPAYVEQVDRWLTRASGLGDRVVPPMFTPLRLRGLTIDNRVAVSPMCMYSAQRGTPDDFHLVHYGSRATGGAGLLFTEMTCVAADARITPGCAGLWTEAHEAAWTRIVGYVHRAGATKIALQLGHAGRKGSTQLAWEGVDQPLASGGWPLVAPSPLPYLTGVSAVPRTMTRADLDAVLAAHVAATKRAARCGFDLLELHCAHGYLLSSFLSPLTNRRADDYGGDLERRCRFPLEVFAAMRAVWPADRPMSVRLSAHDWAPGGNTGDDAVEIARRFQAAGVDIVHVSSGQVVKDERPVYGRMFQVPFADQIRNTLKLPTIAVGNIFEADHVNTIIAAGRADLCALARPHLADPYWTLHAAAAQGFADVTWPVQYAAGRQQLERNLARATQLALDA, from the coding sequence ATGCGCATCCTCTGTCTCGGCGGCGGCCCCGCCGGCCTGTTCTTCGCGATCCTGATGAAGCAGGCGGATCCGCGCCACGACGTCACGGTGTTCGAGCGCAACCGCGCCGACGACACCTTCGGGTGGGGCGTCGTCTTCTCCGACCAGACGATGGCCGGGTTCCGGGCCCACGCGCCCGAGGTCGTCGACGAGATCGAGCGCTCGTTCCGGCACTGGGACGACATCGACACCTACTTCCGCGGCGAGAAGATCACCTCGGGCGGCCACGGCTTCGCCGGCATCGCCCGGATGAAGCTCTTGCAGATCCTCCAGCGCCGGGCCGCGGCGCTGGGCGTGCAGGTCGAGTACGAGCGCGAGTTCAGCGATCCCGACGTCTACGCCCGGAGCTACGATCTGGTGATCGGCGCCGACGGGGTCCACTCGGTCACGCGCAAGAAGCACGAGGCCCACTTCAACCCGCGCGTCCAGGTCGGCGACTGCCGGTTCATCTGGCTCGGCACCAAGAAGAAGCTCGACGCGTTCACGTTCGCGTTCCGCGAGACCCCGCACGGCTGGTTCAACCTGCACGCGTACCGGTTCGACGACGAGATGTCGACGTTCATCGTCGAGACGCCCGAGCACGTCTGGCGCGCCGCCGGCGTGCCGACGATGACCGCCGAGGAGTCGATCGGGATGTGCGAGGAGCTGTTCGCCGACCTGCTCGACGGCCACCGGCTGGTGTCGAACGCGCGCCACCTGCGCGGCGCCGCGGTGTGGCTGCGCTTCAACCGGGTGCTGTGCGAGCGCTGGTACAAGGACAACATCGTGCTCCTGGGCGACGCCGCCCACACCGCGCACTTCTCGATCGGGTCGGGCACCAAGCTGGCGATGGAGGACGCGATCGCGCTCGCGGCGGTGCTGCAGTCGACCGACGGCGACGTGCCGACCCAGCTGGCGCGGTACCAGGCCGAGCGCGAGGTCGAGGCGCTCAAGCTCCAGAGCGCCGCGCGCAACCGGATGACCTGGTTCGAGCACGTCGATCGCTACGTCGACCTGCCGCCGCAGCAGTTCGTGTTCTCGCTGCTGACCGGCAGCCAGCGGGTCGGCCACGCCAACCAGCGCCTGCGCGACCCGGCCTACGTCGAGCAGGTCGATCGCTGGCTGACCCGCGCCAGCGGCCTGGGCGATCGGGTCGTGCCGCCGATGTTCACGCCGCTGCGCCTGCGCGGCCTCACCATCGACAACCGGGTCGCGGTGTCGCCGATGTGCATGTACTCGGCCCAGCGCGGCACGCCCGACGACTTCCACCTGGTCCACTACGGCAGCCGCGCGACCGGCGGCGCCGGGCTGCTGTTCACCGAGATGACCTGCGTCGCCGCCGACGCGCGCATCACGCCGGGCTGCGCCGGGCTGTGGACCGAGGCCCACGAGGCCGCGTGGACCCGCATCGTCGGCTACGTCCACCGCGCCGGCGCGACCAAGATCGCGCTGCAGCTCGGCCACGCCGGGCGCAAGGGCTCGACCCAGCTGGCGTGGGAGGGCGTCGATCAGCCGCTGGCCAGCGGCGGCTGGCCGCTGGTGGCGCCGTCGCCGCTGCCGTACCTGACCGGCGTGTCGGCGGTGCCGCGCACGATGACCCGGGCCGACCTGGACGCGGTCCTGGCCGCCCACGTCGCCGCGACCAAGCGCGCCGCGCGGTGCGGGTTCGATCTGCTCGAGCTGCACTGCGCCCACGGCTACCTGCTGTCGTCGTTCCTGTCGCCGCTGACCAACCGGCGCGCCGACGACTACGGCGGCGATCTCGAGCGCCGGTGCCGGTTCCCGCTCGAGGTGTTCGCGGCGATGCGCGCGGTCTGGCCGGCCGACCGACCGATGTCGGTGCGGCTGAGCGCGCACGACTGGGCGCCCGGCGGCAACACCGGCGACGACGCGGTCGAGATCGCGCGGCGGTTCCAGGCCGCCGGCGTCGACATCGTCCACGTCTCGTCGGGCCAGGTGGTCAAGGACGAGCGCCCGGTCTACGGCCGGATGTTCCAGGTGCCGTTCGCCGATCAGATCCGCAACACGCTCAAGCTCCCGACGATCGCGGTCGGCAACATCTTCGAGGCCGACCACGTCAACACGATCATCGCCGCCGGCCGCGCCGACCTGTGCGCGCTGGCGCGGCCGCACCTGGCCGACCCGTACTGGACGCTGCACGCCGCGGCCGCGCAGGGCTTCGCCGACGTCACCTGGCCGGTGCAGTACGCCGCCGGGCGGCAGCAGCTCGAGCGCAACCTGGCGCGGGCGACCCAGCTGGCGCTCGACGCCTGA